From Triticum aestivum cultivar Chinese Spring chromosome 4A, IWGSC CS RefSeq v2.1, whole genome shotgun sequence, a single genomic window includes:
- the LOC123081647 gene encoding expansin-A12, translated as MARRSGAFSRLAVVVVAAYCLAAATPGAADWIKGSATFYGGSNAAGTMGGACGYGNLYSTGYGTNTAALSTSLFNDGAACGECYQVQCDQGSSPNCKPGVTVTITATNLCPTDYSKPNDNGGWCNPPRKHLDMAQPAWERIGVYRAGIVPILFQRVSCSRSGGVRFTINGNSYFELVLITNVGGPGSIRAVQIKGSRTGWTTMSRNWGANWQSNSYLNGQSISFAVTATNGQKVVFQDVAPSNWGFGQTFTNSGQFY; from the exons ATGGCGCGCAGGAGCGGAGCCTTCTCGCGCttggccgtcgtcgtcgtcgcggccTACTGCCTCGCCGCCGCGACGCCCGGGGCTGCCGACTGGATCAAGGGCTCCGCCACCTTCTACGGCGGGAGCAACGCCGCCGGCACCATGG GGGGCGCTTGCGGGTACGGCAACCTGTACTCGACGGGGTACGGGACGAACACGGCGGCGCTGAGCACGTCGCTCTTCAACGACGGGGCGGCGTGCGGGGAGTGCTACCAGGTGCAGTGCGACCAGGGCAGCTCCCCGAACTGCAAGCCGGGGGTGACGGTCACCATCACCGCCACCAACCTCTGCCCGACGGACTACTCCAAGCCCAACGACAACGGCGGCTGGTGCAACCCGCCGCGGAAGCACCTGGACATGGCGCAGCCCGCGTGGGAGCGCATCGGCGTCTACCGCGCCGGCATCGTGCCCATCCTCTTCCAGCGGGTgtcctgctccaggagcggcggcGTGCGGTTCACCATCAACGGCAACAGCTACTTCGAGCTGGTGCTCATCACCAACGTCGGCGGGCCGGGGTCGATCAGGGCGGTGCAGATCAAGGGGTCCCGGACCGGGTGGACCACCATGTCCCGGAACTGGGGCGCCAACTGGCAGTCCAACAGCTACCTCAACGGGCAGTCCATCTCCTTCGCCGTCACCGCCACCAACGGCCAGAAGGTGGTCTTCCAGGACGTGGCGCCCAGCAACTGGGGGTTCGGCCAGACCTTCACCAACTCCGGCCAGTTCTACTAG